The genomic DNA ATTGCCTAAAACAGTGTATTTAGATAGGCACGCAACGTATAAATCGAAGAGAGAAGCAACAATAGAAGAACAGCTTAAAGGCGAAGAGCCAATGAGCCAATTTGAAAGAGTTTTAAAGGAACTTGGGATAGAAGTAATCCATGCATACTCGCCGCAAGCTAAAGGCAGGATAGAGCGGTCATTTAGAACACATCAAGACAGGCTTGTAAAAGAAATGAGGCTGCAGAACATAAATACGATGGAAGAAGCAAACAGGTTTTTAAGAGAGTATTATCTGCCAAAACATAACCGGAAATTTTGTGTGAAGCCCATAAACGAAGAAGATACGCATATGGAGTTGAGGCCGGAACAGGATCTGAACAAGATACTTGTGATAAAGACGGAGCGGACTGTAAGAAACGATTACACAATGGCATACGAAGGTAAGTTATACCAGTTAAAAACCGATTTAGCTCTTAAAGGCAGAAAAGTATTAATTTGTGAGGCCTTAAATGGAAAAATGTTTATTGAATATAAGGGTTCAAGAATAGCATATTCTGAAATACACATTAAACAATTAAGAAAATACGAGAATGAGTTTGAAATAGAAAAAGTAGTAAGAAAGGTCGGGCGAAGCAAAATCAGACCCGCCAGAAACCACCCTTGGTTAACCGGGGATTCTTGGCAGGCTGTACTTTGATAACCGGACATTTCTATTTTGCAGAAAATAGGACATTTCTATTTTGCATTGACAATGCCTGAAATAAAACTTTACAACCCCATGTGAATATGATATTTTGATATCTGCCTTTGGTATCCCCACTGGCATATTCGGGCTGCTGTCTGACGTTTTTGCCGACGCGAACGGCGGCCGAAAAACAAAAAAAAGAAAGGTTAGGTGTACTAAATGGCTATGGTAAAAGAAAGAAAACAGGAATTGATTGGAAACTACAAGGTTCATGACACAGACACTGGTTCTCCGGAAGTTCAGGTTGCAATTCTCACGGAAAAGATCAACTATCTCACGGAACATCTTAAAAAACACTCCAAAGACCTTCATTCAAGGCATGGCCTGCTTAAGATGGTTAACAGAAGAAGAAGGCTTCTTGATTATTTAAAGAGCAAGAGCTACGACAGGTACAAAATCCTGATCAAAAAATTAGATATAAGAAAGTAGGCCAAAGATGGCGAATTACATAACCAGGGAAGTGGAAATAGCAGGAAAGAAAATATCTTTTGAAACCGGCAGGATGGCAAAGCAGGCCGGCGGGGCGGTTGTTGTAAGAACCGGCGATACAATGGTTCTTGTTACGGCCGTTGCGGCAAAAGACCCAAAACCAAACGCGGATTTTTTTCCTTTAACAGTTGAATACAGGGAAAAGTTTTATGCCGCGGGCAAAATACCGGGCGGTTTTTTTAAAAGGGAAGGCAAGCCAAGAGAAAAAGAAATTCTTTCTTCAAGGATAATTGACAGGCCGATAAGGCCGCTTTTTCCGGAAGGCTTTTTTTATGAAGTTCAGATAATAGCCACGGTAATATCTGCTGACAAGCAGAACGATTCGGATCTGCTGGGGTTAATAGGCGCTTCAGCGGCGCTGGATATTTCCGATATCCCTTTTGACGGGCCTGTAAGCGCTGTCAGGGTTGGAAGAATAGACGGCAAATTTGTGGTTAACCCTACAATGGACGAACAGCTTGAAAGCGACCTGAATATTACGGTTGCCGGAACAATTGACGCCATTACAATGGTGGAAGGCGAAACCAATGTTGTAAGTGAAGCTGATTTGGTTCAGGCTCTTGGGATTGCGCATGAAAATATTAAAAAACTCTGCCAGTTCATGACAGAGTTTAAAAA from Candidatus Goldiibacteriota bacterium includes the following:
- the rpsO gene encoding 30S ribosomal protein S15 translates to MAMVKERKQELIGNYKVHDTDTGSPEVQVAILTEKINYLTEHLKKHSKDLHSRHGLLKMVNRRRRLLDYLKSKSYDRYKILIKKLDIRK